GGACGGAATAATTCTTATCACTGCGGGAATAGTATCCTTGGGCGATGCCCTCCACCACCGACCGCGCCCTGAGCACACCACTGAAGATACTCCTGTATGGCCTGCTCGGAGTCGTGTCGCTGATTGTCGTTCTTGCCGCTGTGAGACTCGTGTTCGGACTGTTCTGGGGCCTTGTCGGCCTCGCATTCGGTATCGTCTCCCTGGCGGCTACTATCGGGGTGCTGGCGGCTATCGGCTACGCCGTGTACTGGTTTGCGTCGAGACTCATCGGTCAGGACG
The genomic region above belongs to Haloarcula hispanica ATCC 33960 and contains:
- a CDS encoding SHOCT domain-containing protein, translating into MPSTTDRALSTPLKILLYGLLGVVSLIVVLAAVRLVFGLFWGLVGLAFGIVSLAATIGVLAAIGYAVYWFASRLIGQDEATASTTDVSQTQATHTAGAPSADETDPVERLSERYANGEITEAELERRLEQALDEPALDGSGATEYERDRELN